CGCGCGCGGCAACGGCGTTCGGCGGGGAGCCTCGCGTCTCCGGGCCCGTGTCGGTGAACGCGACTGTAACCGCCGCCGGCACATCGGAGGCCGCGCTGGTCTCCGCGCTGTCCGGCCAGGGCGATATAGCCGGAAAGCTCCGTGTGCTGGCGACCGGGAACGAACAGCAGGCCATCGGCGCGGTTGGTATCGCCGCGGCGCTGTTCGGGGACAAGGTCAGGGAAATACAGCAGATCGGCGGGCTGGCCACGGTTCTCGTCCGGGCCTTCGGCGATGCGCCCGCCGACCTGTCGGGCAATTTCGAGATTCAGCAGGGCGTTCTGCGGACTCAGGACACCGTCCTGACCGGCGCGGGGGCGCGTGCGATCACCGTGGCGACGGCTGACCTTCCCCGCTGGACGATTGATTCGACGACATCGGTATTGCGCGGCGGCGACGCGGCGGCCGAGCCCTATATCAGTATCGGTCTCAGCGGCCCGTTGGACTCGCCGAATGTGCGTGCCGGCGGCACCTTTCTGAGCCGCGACAATGCCGGTGCAGCGGAACCGTCGGATCCGATTGGCAAGATTTTGCAGGGTGTGACGGGCGGCGACGGCCAGTCGCAGGAAAAAGTAAAGCCGGAAGATGTGCTGAAGGGATTGCTGAAAGGACTCGGCAGATAGCCTTCCGGCGCTATGGCGGAACTCCCTGCGCTACGACGCCTGAAGTGAATACAGGACATAAAGACGGATGGCGCTGGAAAGGTTTCCGGATCGTTTCCCGTCTATTTCGGTGACAATCTGGTTGACCGTACTGCCGCTCGTGACGGCGATCGCCTTCAATTCCGCCCAAAAAGCGTTTTCCAGCGATACACTGGTGCGATGCCCCGCAATGACAACCGACCGTTTCTGCATCTTCCACGGGGCCACGTCGACATCAAGCGCAGGGGTCTCCCCAGTCGATTTGTCTAAATCGAGTTCTTTCATTGCCCATGTTGGTTTTTAATTTCAGATATTTGAATATATCGAAGGAAAAAATACGGGACAAATGCTGTTTATCAACAAATGGCTGTATCACGAATTGTTGATCGCGGTATTTTAGGCGCCGATTGTCATATGTCCATGTATTTTACGCGCTTGCGATGGCCGCGTGGCCGGCGGTCAATCGCCTTCGCGTCGCCAGGCGATGGCGGTTGCGCCGAGCGCGAGCAAAAGGACCAGCAACGCGGGTAACAGCGGGAGTGTCGTCAGTCCGGTAACGATGTAATCGCCATTGGCCACGAGGCCGATCCAGCCGCGGCCCGATGTATCGCGTTCGGGCGCGACGAGGCGGAGGTTCGGAACACTGTCCGCGAGCCAGTGAATGGCGCTTCCGGTTGCTTCGACTGTGGGTTGCAGCGGTTCCGGCGATGCGAGGACATTGCTGAATTCCAGCGGATTCAGCGCCCCGACTGCAGCCATGAACACCGCCGCGCCGTCGCTGACCCGATACAACCCGCTCTCGGATACGGTAATCGATCCCGTGAAGACGCCCTCTCCTGTGCGCTCCATCGGTACCGTGACGGTGCTGCCATCCGGTCCCGTGACTTCCACCGGGGTCAATTCGTCGTCGATATTCCGCCGGGTGACCTCCAGAACGTCGCCGCGTGTGGCGGCGCGAAGGTCGTTTTCCTCCAACTCCGGTTCCTTCATCAGCCAGTGCGAGACGCGGCGCAACAATTCCGCCTGGGGGCCACCCCCTTCGAACCCGCGCGCCCACAGCCAGATATGGTCGCTGTTGATCTGCGCGACCCGGCCGGTGCCGACCCGGTCGAGGATCAACAGCGGCCGGCCGTCCGCGCCGTCCATCAGGACATGCCCCTGCTTGACCGTGACGTCGATCTGACGGAACCAGCGGCCCCAGTTACCCTCACCGGATGTCGCGTCAGGGCCGATTGTCTCAACGCCGCCGGGCAGGTCCGCGGTCACGGGATGACGCAATCCAAGCCGGGTCGTGGCGGGCCTGTAGCCCCGGGTGATGATCTCGCCAGTGGGTTCTCCGGGCAGCATGGCGCCGAGGGGCGTGCGGTAGATACTGAACGGCCCGGCGAAACTGGGGCCTGCCGCTTCCAGCAATGCGCCGCCTGCGGTGACGTAATCGACGATATTCTGCAGGTAAATCGACGGCAGTACGCCGCGGCGGCGATATCGGTCCAGAATCACCAGGTCGAATTCCGCGAGCTTGACCTCGAACAGTTCCCGGGTCGGAAACGAAATCAGCGACAATTCGTCAATCGGCGTGCCGTCCTGCTTTTCCGGCGGCCGCAGGATCGTGAAATGCACCAGATCCACCGACGGATCGGATTTCAGCAGGTTGCGCCAGGTTCGCTCGCCCTCATGCGGTTCGCCGGAAACCAGCAGCACCCGCAATCGGTCGCGGACGCCATTGATCGAAACGACCGCACGGTTATTGATCTCAGTCAATTCGTCCGGAATGGGGTCGACCGCGAGTTCGAAGACCGTCTGTCCAGCATGGTCCAGCGTGAATTCGAGCGTATGCTCCTCGCCCACCGGCGCCGACAGCACCAGTTCGTCGCCGCCGTTGCGCCGGATGCGCAGGTTCGCCGCGGGGTCGGGCGCGGCAGTGCTGTCCTCGATCCGGACCGTCATCTGCATTTTCTTGCCGACGATGCCGAAGGTCGGCGCCTTTACGATGACGAGTCGCCGGTCCACTTCGTCGCGCCGGCCGGTCAGCAGTACGTGCAGCGGGCGCGGCAGGGACTCGGCTTCCGGATTCGGCAGCGCATCGTGCACCTGGCCGTCGGTCAGCAGGATAGCACCGGCAACGCGGCGCTCCGGCACGTCGCTCAGGGCGCGCTGCAGCGGTTCCAGAAGCCGCGTACCCTGGTTTTCCGTATCCAGCCCTTCCCGGCCGACATGGATGACACGCAGGTCCAGCGTGGCCCGCAGGGCATCCGCTTCGGCCCGGATTTTTTCCAGCGCGGCCGCCGTCCGCTCCGGCCGGTCGCCGATGCGCTGGCTGGCCGATTCATCGACGACGACGACGGCGACGTCGCGCAACGGTTCGCGTTGTTCGTTGACCAGCGACGGATTCAGCAGGGTTGCGATCAACGCGGCAAAGGCGATGCTTCGCCACAGCGCGCCTCGGGCGCGGGCATAAAAACCGGCGCCGGCGACGAGCAGGGCCATGCCGCCCAGCCCCGCAATCAGGAACCAGGGCAGCAATGGCGCGAATTCGATGCTGGTTCCCGCCATCGGTCAGTTCCCCAGCCGTTCGAGGATCGCCGGCACATGGACCTGATCCGACTTGTAGTTACCGGTCAGCGTGTACATCACAAGGTTGACGCCGAACCGGTAGGCCATTTCTCGCTGCCGCGCGCCGCCGGGGACGACGGCGAACATCGCCTGGCCCCTGTCGTCCACGGCCCAGGCGGATGCCCAGTCATGGCCGCCGATCACGATACTCGATACACCGTCATTGACGCTGCTGCCCGGCTGCTCGACCCAGACCCGGCCTCCCGTCCAGCGGCCGGGGAAATCCTGCATCAGGTAGAAAGCCTTGGTCAGCACATGATCCGGCGGCACGGGCGTCAGCGGCGGAATCGCGATGTCCCGGGTCAGTTGCTGCAGGATCTCGGTATTGGCGCCGCTGCCGGAGGGATCCTGCAGATCGAACAGGATTGTCCCGCCCGTTGCAAGGTAACGGTTCACGCGGCTGTTGGCTTCGGGCGACAGGGGCGCCTGTCGCGCCGTGACAGGCCAGTAGATCAGCGGAAAGAACACCATGGGATTGCGTTCGAGGTCGACGCCGATGGGCGACGAGGCCTCGATGGCGGTTCGGCGGTTCAGCATTTCGGTAAGCCCGACCAGTCCGCGCTCACTGGCTTGATCAATCGCCGCGTCGCCTGTGATCACATAGGCGAGCCGCGTGTCCAGAGTTGCCTTCAGGGCAAAGTCATCCGCCGCATCCTGCGCCCGCGCCTCGTGTCCCGGCAGGAACGCGGCGACCAGTGCCGCGGCAATGGCGATCCCGGCGGCAGCGCCCCGGCGGCGCGGCAGCAGGCCGCGCATTATAAGGGTCGCGATAGCATCGATCAGGAGCAGGACAAGTGCGGCGGCGAGCAGCCAGGGCTTGAAATCGAATTCGTCCGTCCGGGCGTATCCCTCTTTGGAAACCCCGTCCGGCACGGCGCCCAGAACGGCGATGGGCCCGGCCTGTGGCCCTAAATTCAGGGCGCGGCGCGTCGAGGCGTCGCCATACAGCCCTGGCGGATTAGCGGGCCCGACGCGGGCTTCGGCGAACTGGCCGGCGCTGATGGCGCGGGTCGCGGGACCGGCGTCGGCGGGGCGGCCGAATCCATCAAGCAGTTCCAGCGGCGCCAGCAGGCGCTCGCCCAGTGCGGCGCCCGACACCCCGCGGCTCGTCGAGACGATCCGCTGCATCATTTCGACGAACAGGCCCGACAGCGCCAGGTTCGACCACGCCGCGTTCGAGGTTGTGTGCACGAGAACCAGCCAGCCATCCCCCTGCCGGGTCGCGGTTACCAGCGGGGTACCGTCGGTCAGTCGCGCCCATGTCTTTTCGCCAAGGGTCAGGGACGGCTCGGCCAGGACCTGCCGGAATATCGTCACGTCGTCCGGAAGTTCCAGATCGTGGAACGGACTTGCCGCCTCAAACGGGGCCAGACGCGCGGGCTCCGACCACAGCATCGCCCCGCCAAGCGTCCTTCCGCCGCGGCGCAGCAGGACCGGCACCAGCTGGTCGTCGGTGTTCTGCGCCAGCCGCGGGCCGGCGAAGCGAAGCAGCAGCCCGCCCGCCGACGCCCACGCTTCGAGCCGCTGGCGCTCCGCCGTTTCCAGCGGTACGCCGTCCGGCAGGATAATGACCGCAAGCGTGCCGTCCAGCAGCGTATCGACCGTGCCGCGTCGGATATCGCTGTACGGCAGCAACGCGCGCTCCACATAATACAGTTCCGACAACAGGGACGGACCGTCGTCCAGCGGCGTTTCCGACACCAGCCCGACCGGCCGGCGGCGCCAGCGGGTATCCAGCAGCGCCGTCGCGCCTGCAGTGGATTCGCTTTCAATCTCCAGCCGGGCCACCGCGTTGCGCAGTTCCAGCGGCAGGTCGAGCGCCACCGCCGCCGACGTACGATCCGGGTCGAAGGCAAGGGTCTGGCGGGCGATGAGCCGGCCATCTTCGCCGAGCGCGCGAACCGTTGCGGGCGCGGATCCGTCGCCCGGGGCACGTTGCACGGCCACAGTGAACTGGCTGTCACCCGGTTCCGGCGGCAGAAGGAGGCGCGGCAAGGTATCCGGGATCCGTATTGTCAGCGGGCCCAGCCGCTGCAACTGCCCGGCCAGTTCGGCGACGCTACCGTCATCCAGCCCGTCGCTCAGCCAGTATACCGCCGCGGCGCTTTCCACACCGATTGACTGCACCGCCTGCAGGGCGGCCTCCCGGTCCGTCGGCCACGGCTTGGGCGCGATTGCCCCGACCGTGTTGCGGGCCTCGTCGGGGCGCAACAGACCGCTGGCTTCCGGCGCCGCGCCGCGCGTGTCCGCCGCCGTCGTCAGGATGATGACCGCGCGTCCTTCGCGGTCCGCCTGAATGATCGCCTGATCCGCTATCGCCTGGCGCGCAGGCCAGTCACGGGCCGCAGCCCAGCCATCGTCGATAACCAGCACGATCGGTCCCTGCCGCGCCAGATTGGCGCCCGGGTGCAACAGCGGGTGCGCCAATCCCAGGATCAGCAGCGCCGCGGCGAGCAGGCGCAGGATAATGAGCCATAGCGGCGCGGTATCGGGCGTCTCGTCTTCGCTGCGCAGGCCGAACAGCAGCCGGATCGCGGGAAACCTCACCGATTTCGGCGATGGCGGCGTGAAGCGCAGGAGCCACCAGAGAACGGGCAGCGAAGCCAGCGCGGTCAGCAGCCAGGGGGATGCAAATGCGAAGGCGCCAAATTCCAGCACCGTCTCAGATCCTTTGCGTGTTGGGCGCCAGCGCCGCGTAAAGCGTCAGCAGGGCCGATTCCGGCGAATGATCCGTTTCATGGCGCAGATAGACCCAGCCGGCCCGCCGCGTCAATTCCCGAAGGCTGTCGCAATGCCGTTCGAACCGCGACCGGTATTCCTCGCGCGTCGTCTCGACACGGCCGAGCAGCGTATCGCCTTCATTCTCGAATCCCTCGAAGCGGACCCGGCCGCGAAACGGCAGGCTGCGTTCCGCCGGGTCGATCACCTGTACAAGCAGTCCCGAAACGCCGCGTGACGCCAGCGCCGCTACCCGGTCATGAACTTCTTCCGGGGTGGCCAGGAAATCGCCGAACAGAATGACCTGGGAATAACGCGGCAAGGGTTCGAAGGGCGGCAGCCCGGTTTCGCTGCCCGTGTTGCGCGCGATCATCTCCGCCAGCTGGTCGTAGCCCCGGCGTCCTATGCCGGCGCGTCCGCCGCCGCCAAGCAGCGTAAATCGTTCGCCGGCCCGCATCAGCAACGACGCGGCGGCAAGCAGCAGCAGGTCGGCGCGCTCCGCCTTGGTCGGCAGGCGCCGGTCCGAACTGTAATGCATCGACGGCGAAGTGTCGCGCCACAGCCAGGCTGTCTGCGCGGCTTCCCATTCGTTCTCCCGGACAAAATAATGCCGCGACTTTGCCGATTGTCGCCAGTCGATGGACGTTGCCGTATCGCCATTCTGGTAGCGGCGGAACTGCCAGAAAGTCTCGCCCTGGCCGACACGTCGTCGACCGTGGACGCCTTGCGCCACCGTTGCGGCAACCCGTTCCGCCGCAATCTGCAAGGGCGGCAGCCGGCCCGACGCGCGTTCCGCCTCGTGCTGTAACCGAAGTTGCCGTTCGGTGGCTGTCATGTCGCTTTGCGGCACGGGTCTCGGCGTCCGGTTCGTGTCAGCGCAGCGGCGCGCATAAAAGGTCGATTACCGAATCCAGCGTGACTCCTTCGGCGCGGGCGGCGAAGTTCAGCGCCATGCGGTGGCGCAGCACCGGGTTCGCCAGCGCCAGGACATCGTCCACCGACGGGGCCAGCCGCCCGTCGATCAGCGCGCGGGCGCGGCAGGCCAGCATCAGCGCCTGGCTGGCGCGGGGCCCCGGCCCCCAGGACACATGGTCGACCACCGCCGGGATGCTGCTGATTTCCGGGCGTCCGGCGCGGACAACCCGCAGGATGGCGTCGACCACGTGTTCGCCAACCGGCAGGCGGCGGACCAGCCGCTGCGCGTCCATCAGCGATTTCGCGGAAAATACCGCCTCCGCCCTGTTGTGGGAAACACCGGTTGTCGCCAGCAGCATCTGGCGTTCGTCCGCGTCGCCGGGATAGCCCACATCGATTTCCAGCAGGAAGCGGTCGAGTTGCGCTTCCGGCAGCGGATAGGTGCCTTCCAGTTCCAGCGGATTCTGCGTCGCCAGTACGTGGAACGGTTCCGGCAGCGGCAGATTCTTGCCCGCGATGGATACCTTGCGCTCCTGCATCGCCTGCAGCAGCGCGGACTGGGTTCGCGGACTGGCGCGGTTGATTTCATCCGCCATGAGAAGCTGGCAGAAAACGGGTCCTTCGATAAACCGGAAGGCGCGCTTGCCCGTTTCATCCTCTTCCAGGACTTCGGACCCCAAGATATCGGCCGGCATCAGGTCCGGGGTGAACTGGACACGGTTGTCGTTCAGGCCGAGCACCGTTCCCAGCGTTTCCACCAGCAGGGTTTTCCCCAAGCCGGGTACACCGATCAGAAGCGCATGGCCGCCGGATAGCAAGGTTGTGAGGGTCAGATCGATGACATTTGTCTGGCCGTAGATGATGCGGCCAATATTTTCGCGGGCGGAAGTCAGCTTTTCGCCCAGTTTTTCGATCTCGCCGGCAAGGTTTTCGGGCTCGCTACTGTCTGTAGTACTGGCATCGGACAGGCTCAAGGCTTATCTCCTATGAATATGTCAGCCAAATGATAACATGGCGGGGGTAGGTGCAGCATGCAATCACGTAATCCGGGCGTTCTCGAAAAAATGATCGCGGGCGGATTTCGCCCGGATGATGCACAGGAATGCGGCAATTTTGAGATGCGGATTGCGCGCGACGGCACCTGGTACCATCAGGGCAGGCCAATCCGCCGCATGGCGCTGGTAAAACTGTTCTCCACCGTGTTGCGGCGCGATGAATCCGGAGGGTACTGGCTGGTTACGCCTGTCGAACAGGGCCGGATCGAGGTGGAGGACGTGCCCTTTACCGCGGTCGAGTTGCAGGCGGAAGGCAGCGGTCGGGACATGATGTTGACCTTTCGCACCAATCTCGACCAAATGGTGACCGTGGATGCGGCGCACCCGATCAGGGTGGCGGAAGACACGGCGACCGGGGAGCCCGCGCCCTATGTTCTGGTGCGCGACAATCTTGAAGCGTTGATCGTACGTTCTGTATTCTACGAACTGGCGGAACTGGCCGAGGAACGGGCCGGTGATGAAGGTCCGGAAATGGTCGTGTGGAGCGGCGGTATCCCCTTTGTCCTGGGACCGGCGGATGATGAAAACGGGGAAGGGTGACGCCGGAATGATGCGTCAACGGATTACCGAGCGGTTTGCGGCGCTGAACGCCGCCAAACGCCCGGCGGGCGAGGACAAGGCCGTTCGCTGGTCGGGGTTCCGGGGCGATCATGACCTCAATCCCGACATGGCGAAGCATGACACGCTGATTCCCGCCGCGGTCCTGGTGCCGCTGGTTGACCGGCCCGGCGGATTGACGGTGCTGCTGACGCAGCGTACCGCGCATCTGAACGCCCATGCCGGGCAGATCAGTTTCCCCGGCGGGCGCGTCGAACCCGAAGACCTCAGCCACGAGGCCGCCGCGCTGCGCGAGGCGGAAGAAGAAGTCGGTCTGTCGCCCGGCCGGGTCGATATCGTTGGTCGGCTGGATTATTACGTGGTGCGCAGCGGTTACCAGGTGACGCCGGTCGTGGGTTTCGTCAATCCGCCCTTCGAGGTGAAGGCCGACCCCTTCGAGGTGGCGGAGGTGTTCGAGGTACCGCTCAGCTTCGTGCTGGATAAGCGGAACCATGAAACCGGCACGCGCTTGCATAACGGGCAGGAGCGGTCCTTCTACGTATTGCCGTATGAAAACCGGTATATCTGGGGCGCCACGGCGGGCATGCTGGTCAATTTCTGCGAAGTGCTGGCGGACCGATGACCCGTCAGGTCCTCACCATAGTCCTGCCGCTGCTGACCCCCTTCGTGGTGTATTACATCTGGCACTGGTTCTACCGGCGCCACCAGCTGGCCGAAGCGGAAGGACGCAGGATACCGCAGTGGCAGGAACTGCCCTGGACATGGCTGATCATTTCGGGGGCGGTGCTGGTTTCCATTGTCTTCGTCCTGCTGGCGATTTTCAGCATGGATCTGGACGGTTCGAATGTCGGCGGTACCTACCGGACCCCGCATATGGAAAACGGCGTCCTCGTACCGGGCCGGATCGAGCGTTGATCCCTTGACCGTGGACAGGATTGAACCGCAATCCTGGATGCGCGCGCCGGAAACGCTTGCTGTCATGAAGGTGCTGCATGATGGCGGCGCGGCGGCGCGTTTCGTCGGCGGTTGCGTGCGCGATGCTTTGCTTCATCGCCCCATTCGCGATATCGATATCGCCACAGATGCCCCCCCGGAACGGGTGATGTCCCTGATGCGTGAGGCGGGTTACGCGGCTGTGCCGACGGGCGTGGCGCATGGCACGGTCACGGCCGTTATCGGCGGCGTGGCATTCGAGGTCACGACGCTGCGGCATGACGTCGAAACCGATGGCCGCCACGCCACGGTTGCCTTTACCGGCGACTGGGAGGCGGACGCCGCCCGCCGCGACCTGACGATGAATGCGCTGTCGCTCGAAGCCGACGGCACGCTGCACGATCCCTTCGGCGGCCGCGCGGATCTGCTGGCCGGGCGGGTGCGGTTTGTCGGCGATCCCGTCCTGCGGATCACGGAAGACGTGCTGCGGCTATTGCGGTTCTTCCGGTTTCAGGCCCATTACGGAAAGATGCCGCCGGATGACGCGGCGCTCGCCGCCTGCCGGAACATGGCGCCGATGCTGAAGACCCTGTCCGCGGAGCGTGTTCGCGCGGAATTGCTGAAGCTGCTGGACGCACCTGACCCGGTGGCGACGCTGACGCTGATGCGCGAC
The sequence above is a segment of the Alphaproteobacteria bacterium genome. Coding sequences within it:
- a CDS encoding ribbon-helix-helix domain-containing protein, with translation MAPWKMQKRSVVIAGHRTSVSLENAFWAELKAIAVTSGSTVNQIVTEIDGKRSGNLSSAIRLYVLYSLQAS
- a CDS encoding DUF4159 domain-containing protein translates to MLEFGAFAFASPWLLTALASLPVLWWLLRFTPPSPKSVRFPAIRLLFGLRSEDETPDTAPLWLIILRLLAAALLILGLAHPLLHPGANLARQGPIVLVIDDGWAAARDWPARQAIADQAIIQADREGRAVIILTTAADTRGAAPEASGLLRPDEARNTVGAIAPKPWPTDREAALQAVQSIGVESAAAVYWLSDGLDDGSVAELAGQLQRLGPLTIRIPDTLPRLLLPPEPGDSQFTVAVQRAPGDGSAPATVRALGEDGRLIARQTLAFDPDRTSAAVALDLPLELRNAVARLEIESESTAGATALLDTRWRRRPVGLVSETPLDDGPSLLSELYYVERALLPYSDIRRGTVDTLLDGTLAVIILPDGVPLETAERQRLEAWASAGGLLLRFAGPRLAQNTDDQLVPVLLRRGGRTLGGAMLWSEPARLAPFEAASPFHDLELPDDVTIFRQVLAEPSLTLGEKTWARLTDGTPLVTATRQGDGWLVLVHTTSNAAWSNLALSGLFVEMMQRIVSTSRGVSGAALGERLLAPLELLDGFGRPADAGPATRAISAGQFAEARVGPANPPGLYGDASTRRALNLGPQAGPIAVLGAVPDGVSKEGYARTDEFDFKPWLLAAALVLLLIDAIATLIMRGLLPRRRGAAAGIAIAAALVAAFLPGHEARAQDAADDFALKATLDTRLAYVITGDAAIDQASERGLVGLTEMLNRRTAIEASSPIGVDLERNPMVFFPLIYWPVTARQAPLSPEANSRVNRYLATGGTILFDLQDPSGSGANTEILQQLTRDIAIPPLTPVPPDHVLTKAFYLMQDFPGRWTGGRVWVEQPGSSVNDGVSSIVIGGHDWASAWAVDDRGQAMFAVVPGGARQREMAYRFGVNLVMYTLTGNYKSDQVHVPAILERLGN
- a CDS encoding DUF58 domain-containing protein produces the protein MTATERQLRLQHEAERASGRLPPLQIAAERVAATVAQGVHGRRRVGQGETFWQFRRYQNGDTATSIDWRQSAKSRHYFVRENEWEAAQTAWLWRDTSPSMHYSSDRRLPTKAERADLLLLAAASLLMRAGERFTLLGGGGRAGIGRRGYDQLAEMIARNTGSETGLPPFEPLPRYSQVILFGDFLATPEEVHDRVAALASRGVSGLLVQVIDPAERSLPFRGRVRFEGFENEGDTLLGRVETTREEYRSRFERHCDSLRELTRRAGWVYLRHETDHSPESALLTLYAALAPNTQRI
- a CDS encoding MoxR family ATPase, coding for MSDASTTDSSEPENLAGEIEKLGEKLTSARENIGRIIYGQTNVIDLTLTTLLSGGHALLIGVPGLGKTLLVETLGTVLGLNDNRVQFTPDLMPADILGSEVLEEDETGKRAFRFIEGPVFCQLLMADEINRASPRTQSALLQAMQERKVSIAGKNLPLPEPFHVLATQNPLELEGTYPLPEAQLDRFLLEIDVGYPGDADERQMLLATTGVSHNRAEAVFSAKSLMDAQRLVRRLPVGEHVVDAILRVVRAGRPEISSIPAVVDHVSWGPGPRASQALMLACRARALIDGRLAPSVDDVLALANPVLRHRMALNFAARAEGVTLDSVIDLLCAPLR
- a CDS encoding DUF1285 domain-containing protein, with the protein product MQSRNPGVLEKMIAGGFRPDDAQECGNFEMRIARDGTWYHQGRPIRRMALVKLFSTVLRRDESGGYWLVTPVEQGRIEVEDVPFTAVELQAEGSGRDMMLTFRTNLDQMVTVDAAHPIRVAEDTATGEPAPYVLVRDNLEALIVRSVFYELAELAEERAGDEGPEMVVWSGGIPFVLGPADDENGEG
- a CDS encoding CoA pyrophosphatase, whose product is MMRQRITERFAALNAAKRPAGEDKAVRWSGFRGDHDLNPDMAKHDTLIPAAVLVPLVDRPGGLTVLLTQRTAHLNAHAGQISFPGGRVEPEDLSHEAAALREAEEEVGLSPGRVDIVGRLDYYVVRSGYQVTPVVGFVNPPFEVKADPFEVAEVFEVPLSFVLDKRNHETGTRLHNGQERSFYVLPYENRYIWGATAGMLVNFCEVLADR
- a CDS encoding DUF6111 family protein, whose amino-acid sequence is MTRQVLTIVLPLLTPFVVYYIWHWFYRRHQLAEAEGRRIPQWQELPWTWLIISGAVLVSIVFVLLAIFSMDLDGSNVGGTYRTPHMENGVLVPGRIER
- a CDS encoding CCA tRNA nucleotidyltransferase, whose translation is MDRIEPQSWMRAPETLAVMKVLHDGGAAARFVGGCVRDALLHRPIRDIDIATDAPPERVMSLMREAGYAAVPTGVAHGTVTAVIGGVAFEVTTLRHDVETDGRHATVAFTGDWEADAARRDLTMNALSLEADGTLHDPFGGRADLLAGRVRFVGDPVLRITEDVLRLLRFFRFQAHYGKMPPDDAALAACRNMAPMLKTLSAERVRAELLKLLDAPDPVATLTLMRDLGVLAHFLPEASNIDRLTRLLRIEAIMAPADPLRRLAALLRVGLEGVKAIAGRLRLSNAERDYLAMSVRLDIVPPLDPAARRRYLYRFGVSVFRERVLLGWADAPDPVDADWRDLLAAAEDWRPVVFPLTGKDVLARDVPRGPDIGALLTAVEDWWIAGDFQADRQACLTRLDQEIASRR